A single genomic interval of Chloroflexota bacterium harbors:
- a CDS encoding CoA transferase, which yields MPLPLSGVRIVEMGQLIAIPHAIKLLGDMGAQVIRIESCARLDNYRTSSIYANSVEGRHWDKAANFYEQNRNKYSLTLELNDDDCIDALRELISVSDVFAENFTPRVMRNFKLEYEDLRQVKPDIIMVSSTGYGYTGPWADYGAIGFTTEATSGLSHISGYKDGPPVLPEIPYADYTAAEHTAFAIMAALAYRARTGKGQFIDVSQSETLTSTIPEAILDYSVNGRIAERIGNQDTLMSPHGCYPCVGIDKWIAIAVSTSAEWRALCDVLQRPDWLADDRFAGSLSRWQHRDALDELIAGETAQHEQNALMNALQANGVPAGAVLDGKGLLFDPHLKERDFYEVAHHEPITEMPPLPYTSRPWKFSKTPAAHRTAAPTLGRDNRFVLRDIIGASPSHIDAMQDRGAIGTAPPNPRPPRVASTAEQLRRGQIFAHDPNHRQNLSRRF from the coding sequence ATGCCCCTACCCCTCTCAGGCGTCCGCATAGTAGAGATGGGCCAGCTCATCGCCATCCCGCACGCCATCAAACTGCTGGGCGATATGGGCGCGCAAGTCATCCGCATCGAGTCGTGCGCGCGGCTGGACAATTATCGCACCAGCTCCATATACGCGAACAGCGTCGAAGGGCGGCACTGGGACAAGGCGGCAAACTTCTACGAGCAGAACCGCAACAAGTACAGCCTGACGCTCGAACTGAACGACGACGATTGCATCGATGCCCTGCGCGAGCTGATAAGCGTCAGCGATGTCTTCGCCGAAAACTTCACGCCCCGCGTGATGCGCAACTTCAAGCTGGAATACGAAGACCTGCGCCAAGTCAAGCCCGACATCATCATGGTCTCCTCCACCGGCTACGGATACACGGGTCCTTGGGCAGACTACGGCGCTATCGGCTTCACCACAGAAGCAACATCAGGCTTGTCGCACATCAGCGGCTACAAAGACGGCCCGCCCGTCCTACCCGAAATCCCATACGCGGACTACACCGCCGCCGAGCACACCGCATTCGCCATCATGGCAGCACTCGCATACCGTGCGCGTACAGGCAAGGGACAATTCATCGATGTGTCGCAGTCCGAGACGCTCACATCCACCATTCCCGAGGCGATTCTGGATTATTCCGTGAACGGACGCATCGCAGAGCGAATCGGCAACCAGGACACGCTGATGTCGCCTCACGGCTGCTATCCTTGCGTTGGCATCGACAAGTGGATAGCCATCGCCGTATCGACCTCCGCCGAGTGGCGCGCGCTGTGCGATGTGCTGCAACGACCGGATTGGCTCGCCGATGACCGTTTCGCGGGCTCGCTATCGCGCTGGCAGCACCGTGACGCGCTCGACGAACTGATTGCCGGAGAAACGGCGCAGCACGAGCAAAACGCCCTTATGAACGCATTGCAGGCGAATGGAGTGCCGGCAGGCGCAGTGCTTGACGGCAAAGGCTTGCTGTTCGACCCGCACCTGAAAGAGCGAGATTTCTACGAAGTCGCGCACCACGAACCCATCACCGAAATGCCGCCGCTGCCCTACACCAGCCGCCCGTGGAAGTTCTCCAAAACGCCCGCCGCTCACCGCACGGCGGCGCCAACACTGGGACGCGACAACCGCTTTGTGCTGCGCGACATCATCGGCGCATCGCCATCGCACATCGACGCGATGCAAGACAGAGGCGCAATCGGCACCGCGCCGCCAAACCCGCGACCGCCGCGCGTCGCATCAACCGCAGAGCAGCTCCGCCGCGGCCAGATTTTCGCCCACGACCCCAACCACCGCCAAAACCTATCCCGCCGCTTCTAG